The following proteins are co-located in the Sandaracinaceae bacterium genome:
- a CDS encoding TetR/AcrR family transcriptional regulator produces MARPPNADATATKQRILDCALSMFSEGGESVSIRKVAKGSGVTLATVHHYFGSKADLWDACVGSMYDELDALQAELLGLFPRLAMSSRREALRTVVVTTFRFARAHQPAMRMMLRAVVESGQVPDDRRERVQKPFLERASELLSVPFGRPPESLRLPLQSAVFLIARYAISSDAELEMLAGEVDPLANVEAHLVEVATAILSLPNQEPSA; encoded by the coding sequence ATGGCGCGACCCCCCAACGCCGACGCGACGGCGACCAAGCAGCGCATCCTCGACTGCGCGCTGAGCATGTTCTCGGAAGGGGGCGAGTCGGTCTCGATCCGCAAGGTGGCCAAGGGATCGGGCGTGACGCTCGCCACCGTGCACCACTACTTCGGCAGCAAGGCGGACCTCTGGGACGCGTGCGTCGGCTCCATGTACGACGAGCTGGACGCGCTGCAGGCCGAGCTCCTCGGGCTCTTCCCGCGGCTCGCCATGAGCTCGCGGCGTGAGGCGCTGCGCACCGTGGTCGTCACCACCTTCCGCTTCGCCCGCGCGCACCAGCCGGCGATGCGCATGATGCTGCGCGCGGTGGTCGAGAGCGGGCAGGTCCCGGACGACCGCCGTGAGCGCGTTCAGAAGCCCTTCCTCGAGCGCGCGAGCGAGCTCTTGTCGGTGCCCTTTGGGCGGCCCCCCGAGTCGCTCCGGCTGCCCCTCCAGAGCGCGGTGTTCCTGATCGCTCGGTACGCGATCAGCAGCGACGCCGAGCTCGAGATGCTCGCGGGCGAGGTCGATCCCCTCGCCAACGTCGAAGCCCACCTCGTCGAGGTCGCAACCGCGATCCTCTCGTTGCCCAACCAGGAGCCCTCCGCATGA
- a CDS encoding serine/threonine-protein kinase has translation MQQALAVELRVCTKCRASYRDARLSVCPRDGAPLTMWEEDPLIGQVVGGRYQILEPIGQGGMGSVYLAERLPDELEVAVKIVRPEHIGNPTVHERFLREVKHTSAISSPHVVKIFDSGMSDDGRAFMVMERLEGETLTERLRRPPGLRPVEALHVARDIARALAAAHAAGVIHRDLKPDNIILCRDGTVKVVDLGIAKALIPEDKHKVAEPSLTEAHRVVGTPAYMAPEIITKEGLYPASDLYALGVILYEAMVGEPPFYEKDAIGTMYRHIHEAPKRLREVDPGLDIPGALETLVRDLLAKSAADRPADANDVVQRLEALMRMARDHARRGGQAETGELTKVWSPKDRISSPDGEPRRPSKLKKRLFVVLAAALLALVLGFGATAALIYFIGPSTSDAVQLPSD, from the coding sequence ATGCAGCAGGCGCTGGCAGTCGAGCTGAGGGTGTGCACGAAGTGCCGCGCCTCGTATCGTGACGCGCGCCTCTCCGTGTGCCCGCGCGACGGCGCGCCGTTGACCATGTGGGAGGAGGACCCCCTCATCGGTCAGGTGGTGGGCGGGCGCTACCAGATCCTCGAGCCGATCGGCCAGGGCGGCATGGGCTCGGTCTACCTCGCCGAGCGCCTCCCGGACGAGCTCGAGGTGGCCGTCAAGATCGTTCGCCCCGAGCACATCGGGAACCCCACGGTGCACGAGCGCTTCTTGCGCGAGGTGAAGCACACGAGCGCGATCTCCAGCCCCCACGTGGTGAAGATCTTCGACTCGGGCATGAGCGACGACGGGCGCGCCTTCATGGTGATGGAGCGGCTCGAGGGGGAGACGCTGACCGAGCGCCTGCGCCGGCCTCCCGGGCTCCGACCGGTCGAGGCGCTGCACGTCGCGCGCGACATCGCGCGTGCCCTCGCCGCGGCGCACGCGGCGGGCGTGATCCACCGCGATCTGAAGCCCGACAACATCATCCTCTGTCGCGACGGCACGGTGAAGGTCGTCGACCTCGGCATCGCCAAGGCGCTCATCCCCGAGGACAAGCACAAGGTCGCCGAGCCCTCGCTGACCGAGGCGCACCGCGTGGTCGGGACGCCCGCCTACATGGCGCCGGAGATCATCACCAAGGAGGGGCTCTACCCCGCCTCGGACCTCTACGCGCTCGGCGTGATCCTCTACGAGGCGATGGTCGGCGAGCCGCCCTTCTACGAGAAGGACGCGATCGGCACGATGTACCGGCACATCCACGAGGCGCCCAAGCGGCTGCGCGAGGTGGATCCCGGCCTCGACATCCCGGGCGCGCTCGAGACCCTGGTGCGCGATCTGCTCGCGAAGAGCGCGGCCGATCGACCCGCCGACGCCAACGACGTCGTGCAGCGGCTCGAGGCGCTGATGCGCATGGCGCGGGACCACGCGCGCCGCGGCGGGCAGGCCGAGACGGGGGAGCTGACCAAGGTCTGGTCTCCCAAGGACCGCATCTCCTCGCCCGACGGCGAGCCGCGCCGCCCCTCCAAGCTGAAGAAGCGCCTCTTCGTGGTGCTCGCGGCCGCGCTCCTCGCCCTGGTCCTCGGCTTCGGGGCGACGGCGGCGCTCATCTACTTCATCGGCCCGAGCACGAGCGACGCGGTCCAGCTCCCGTCCGACTGA
- a CDS encoding aldehyde dehydrogenase family protein yields the protein METSEGKSNGATGPAEAVTALPRTVVRDGAIHRVCPLDLSPLPPVPVTSPDEVREAVERSRRAARVWSSQPHAERVAALKRAAKTMLERRSEILELVKREAGKLDVDALFTEALGPLDAVGGWARVTSRAVRRKVRLNPISFPKKRARIDLVPRGVVGIIAPWNYPVAGLYRSLIPALMTGNGVVLKPSEFTPKSSQWLADMLATELPEGLVQVVHGAGDVGQALLESGIDACVFTGSCATGVKVRVRCAELGIPASVEMGGNDPAIVLADCDLDRTLAGITHWALHNAGQACGAVELVYVDQRIADTFVKRIGDAWRALRVGDGDFAEVDVSPLTTRPQLELVERHVADAVERGATVVCGGRALGVGLFYAPTVLDHCTDEMLVVKDETFGPVLAIVRVDGAADAIKRVNASRYGLGASIWTKDTARAERLAERLDVGVVDVNNHAMTGAIPDLPWSGVRDTGFGIANSELSLTTFCRPKSLLIDENAQPEPFWMPFDASTYELGDILADAQIARIGRAWRLPILLQKRMKRIKSFFGR from the coding sequence GTGGAGACCAGCGAAGGCAAGAGCAACGGAGCGACCGGACCGGCAGAAGCGGTGACGGCCCTCCCTCGAACCGTAGTCCGCGACGGCGCGATCCACCGCGTGTGCCCGCTCGATCTGAGCCCGCTCCCGCCCGTGCCCGTCACGAGCCCGGACGAGGTGCGAGAGGCCGTCGAGCGATCGCGGCGCGCGGCCCGGGTCTGGTCCAGCCAGCCTCACGCGGAGCGGGTCGCGGCCCTCAAGCGCGCCGCGAAGACGATGCTCGAGCGGCGCTCCGAGATCCTCGAGCTCGTCAAGCGCGAGGCGGGCAAGCTCGACGTCGACGCGCTCTTCACCGAGGCGCTCGGCCCGCTCGACGCGGTCGGCGGCTGGGCGCGGGTGACCTCGCGCGCGGTGCGGCGGAAGGTGCGCCTCAACCCCATCAGCTTCCCGAAGAAGCGCGCCCGCATCGACCTCGTCCCGCGCGGCGTGGTCGGCATCATCGCGCCGTGGAACTACCCCGTCGCGGGCCTCTACCGCTCGCTGATCCCCGCGCTCATGACCGGCAACGGCGTCGTGCTGAAGCCGAGCGAGTTCACGCCCAAGAGCAGCCAGTGGCTCGCCGACATGCTCGCGACCGAGCTGCCCGAAGGCCTCGTGCAGGTGGTGCACGGCGCGGGCGACGTCGGCCAGGCGCTGCTCGAGTCGGGCATCGACGCCTGCGTCTTCACGGGCAGCTGCGCCACGGGCGTGAAGGTCCGCGTGCGCTGCGCCGAGCTGGGCATCCCGGCCAGCGTCGAGATGGGGGGCAACGACCCTGCCATCGTGCTCGCCGACTGCGACCTCGACCGGACCCTCGCCGGGATCACCCACTGGGCTCTCCACAACGCGGGCCAGGCCTGCGGCGCGGTGGAGCTGGTCTACGTCGACCAGCGCATCGCCGACACCTTCGTCAAGCGCATCGGCGACGCGTGGCGCGCGCTCCGCGTGGGCGACGGGGACTTCGCCGAGGTCGACGTCTCTCCGCTCACCACGCGCCCGCAGCTCGAGCTCGTCGAGCGCCACGTGGCCGACGCCGTGGAGCGCGGCGCGACCGTCGTCTGCGGCGGGCGCGCGCTGGGCGTCGGGCTCTTCTACGCCCCGACCGTGCTCGACCACTGCACCGACGAGATGCTCGTCGTGAAGGACGAGACCTTCGGGCCCGTGCTCGCGATCGTGCGCGTCGACGGGGCCGCGGACGCCATCAAGCGGGTCAACGCGAGCCGCTACGGGCTCGGCGCCTCGATCTGGACCAAGGACACCGCGCGGGCCGAGCGCCTGGCCGAGCGCCTCGACGTCGGCGTGGTCGACGTGAACAACCACGCCATGACGGGCGCGATCCCGGATCTGCCCTGGAGCGGCGTGCGCGACACCGGCTTCGGCATCGCCAACAGCGAGCTGTCGCTGACGACCTTCTGCCGGCCGAAGAGCCTGCTCATCGACGAGAACGCGCAGCCAGAGCCGTTCTGGATGCCCTTCGACGCGAGCACCTACGAGCTGGGCGACATCCTCGCCGACGCGCAGATCGCGCGGATCGGCCGCGCGTGGCGGCTCCCGATCCTGCTCCAGAAGCGCATGAAGCGGATCAAGTCCTTCTTCGGGCGCTGA
- a CDS encoding TAXI family TRAP transporter solute-binding subunit yields the protein MGEVSRRVEQVRALTRSPHIVLAAMLGMLLVTGLMLWLALRSPEVTLRVSAGSELGRRHEIAEVLQQLARERGLRLELVPTAGSAASLERVAGRSLDVALVQGGLPAGSAIREVAPLALEPMHLLVREPAILRLEDLRGRSVDLSTPGSGTRELALELLELVHLRPERDFEEATLSYDQLMNKPAAELPDAIFHVSSLPSPVAEHLLRHRGYRLLPLPYARAMHMRDVAVREGVIPAYGYGASPPHPSADLPTIATRMLIVARDDVDDDAIRRLLEVVSSEALARRAELSPIGAAELAEPELPLHDGARAWLARNDPLVTPEIIDNVESLRSFLVSAVIALILLWRWWRARQMKGFDLYLQGVTKLEREVLQLELEADLDLPRLLTIQRRLGELKNEALEGYAEGKISSADLLNSFLAHVTDVRAYLNALVLHERERLEKKARRDPEHEDAIRRELWLGAVRGHEEEEES from the coding sequence ATGGGGGAGGTGTCGCGGCGGGTGGAGCAAGTGCGGGCGCTGACCCGGTCTCCGCACATCGTGCTCGCGGCGATGCTGGGCATGCTGCTCGTCACGGGGCTGATGCTCTGGCTGGCGCTGCGCTCCCCCGAGGTGACGCTGCGGGTGAGCGCGGGGAGCGAGCTCGGCCGTCGGCACGAGATCGCCGAGGTGCTCCAGCAGCTCGCCCGTGAGCGGGGCCTGCGGCTCGAGCTCGTCCCGACCGCGGGCTCGGCCGCGTCGCTGGAGCGGGTCGCGGGGCGCTCGCTCGACGTCGCGCTGGTGCAAGGCGGGCTGCCAGCGGGCTCCGCGATCCGCGAGGTGGCGCCCCTCGCGCTCGAGCCGATGCATCTACTCGTGCGCGAGCCGGCGATCTTGCGGCTCGAGGATCTGCGCGGGCGCAGCGTGGACCTCAGCACTCCGGGCAGCGGGACCCGAGAGCTCGCGCTCGAGCTGCTGGAGCTGGTCCACCTGCGGCCGGAGCGCGACTTCGAAGAGGCCACGCTCAGCTACGACCAGCTCATGAACAAGCCGGCGGCGGAGCTGCCGGACGCCATCTTCCACGTCTCTTCGCTGCCCTCCCCCGTGGCCGAGCACCTGCTGCGCCACCGCGGCTATCGCCTCCTGCCGCTGCCCTACGCGCGCGCCATGCACATGCGGGACGTGGCGGTGCGCGAGGGGGTGATCCCGGCCTACGGGTACGGCGCGTCTCCGCCCCACCCGAGCGCCGATCTGCCCACGATCGCCACGCGCATGCTCATCGTCGCGCGCGACGACGTGGACGACGACGCGATCCGCCGTCTCCTCGAGGTCGTGTCGAGCGAGGCGCTCGCGCGCAGGGCGGAGCTGTCACCGATCGGCGCGGCGGAGCTCGCCGAGCCCGAGCTGCCGCTGCACGACGGGGCGCGGGCCTGGTTGGCGCGGAACGATCCCCTGGTCACGCCGGAGATCATCGACAACGTCGAGAGCCTCCGCAGCTTCCTCGTCTCGGCGGTGATCGCGCTCATCCTGCTCTGGCGCTGGTGGCGCGCGCGTCAGATGAAGGGCTTCGATCTGTACCTGCAGGGCGTGACCAAGCTCGAGCGGGAGGTGCTGCAGCTCGAGCTCGAGGCGGATCTCGATCTGCCGCGTCTGCTGACCATCCAGCGCCGGCTCGGGGAGCTGAAGAACGAGGCGCTCGAGGGCTACGCCGAGGGCAAGATCAGCTCGGCGGATCTGCTCAACAGCTTCCTCGCCCACGTGACCGACGTGCGCGCGTACCTCAACGCGCTCGTGCTCCACGAGCGGGAGCGCCTGGAGAAGAAGGCGCGGCGCGACCCCGAGCACGAGGACGCGATCCGGCGCGAGCTCTGGCTCGGCGCGGTCCGCGGGCACGAGGAAGAAGAAGAGAGCTGA
- a CDS encoding GMC family oxidoreductase N-terminal domain-containing protein yields MFDLRPTDPDSRALPEERRVALALAEAIIPGGAGIRPADELTLKLTEEVTDHVSPWATKAFRAAMGLLDRAAVLSTGRRFHKLDRARQQRLLQKWEQDPVLRGPLTAVAFAFKFTHFDTPEVYRSLGGKLNVVQNLEQPRWLSGITPATEWDADEEIECEVVVVGTGAGGAVVGKELADRGYAVVFVEEGGHYRRDSFTGSSVQAHFDFYRGSVSLGNAPMAIFMGRLVGGSTAVNTGSCFRTPGWVLDRWCEELGTDAFESERMTPHFEKVERTLSVEPADLKAAGPIADLMARGCDALGWEHRVMLRNAPGCQGEGFCDFGCRTDARKSTNLSYIPPSIEKGAMVLSGLRATEILRENGRAVGIVGVDAHGRQLRVRSNAVIFSGGAIPTPLFLMKQGLGGASGQLGRNLTMHPSTGFSALMEERIDAHRHIPQGYFVEEHIKDGILINAAQPDRNFAPILFPQTGDRLMRALEDLDHIASFGVLIADDTANGVVYPGPGGLPIVKYNLTGADVKRMHRGFVLAGEMAWAAGAKRLHPVCVPMHVIDDMDDWRRFRELDMSASDLMLTSYHPLGTCKMGKDPKTSVVDLNHEMHDLPGLFVVDGSTVPGPLGVNPQITIMAMATRAAERISEVLG; encoded by the coding sequence GTGTTCGACCTTCGACCGACCGACCCCGACTCCCGCGCCTTGCCCGAGGAGCGCCGCGTCGCCCTCGCGCTCGCCGAGGCGATCATCCCCGGCGGCGCGGGCATTCGCCCGGCCGACGAGCTGACCCTGAAGCTGACCGAGGAGGTCACCGACCACGTCTCGCCGTGGGCCACCAAGGCGTTCCGCGCGGCCATGGGTCTGCTGGATCGCGCGGCGGTGCTCTCGACCGGGCGCCGGTTCCACAAGCTCGACCGCGCGCGGCAGCAGCGCCTGCTCCAGAAGTGGGAGCAGGACCCGGTGCTCCGAGGTCCGCTGACCGCGGTGGCCTTCGCGTTCAAGTTCACGCACTTCGACACGCCCGAGGTCTATCGGTCGCTGGGCGGCAAGCTCAACGTCGTCCAGAACCTGGAGCAGCCGCGCTGGCTCTCCGGCATCACCCCGGCCACCGAGTGGGACGCCGACGAAGAGATCGAGTGCGAGGTCGTCGTCGTCGGGACCGGCGCGGGCGGCGCGGTGGTCGGCAAGGAGCTGGCCGACCGCGGCTACGCGGTGGTCTTCGTGGAGGAGGGCGGCCACTACCGCCGCGACTCGTTCACCGGGAGCTCCGTCCAGGCGCACTTCGACTTCTACCGGGGCTCGGTCAGCCTCGGCAACGCGCCGATGGCCATCTTCATGGGGCGGCTCGTCGGCGGGTCCACCGCGGTCAACACGGGCAGCTGCTTCCGCACCCCCGGCTGGGTGCTCGACCGCTGGTGCGAGGAGCTCGGGACGGACGCCTTCGAGTCCGAGCGGATGACGCCCCACTTCGAGAAGGTGGAGCGCACGCTCTCGGTCGAGCCGGCCGACCTGAAGGCGGCGGGGCCGATCGCCGACCTCATGGCGCGCGGCTGCGACGCGCTCGGGTGGGAGCACCGCGTGATGCTCCGCAACGCGCCCGGGTGTCAGGGCGAGGGCTTCTGCGACTTCGGCTGCCGCACCGACGCGCGCAAGAGCACCAACCTCAGCTACATCCCTCCCTCGATCGAGAAGGGCGCGATGGTGCTCTCCGGCCTCCGCGCGACCGAGATCCTTCGCGAGAACGGGCGCGCGGTCGGCATCGTCGGGGTCGACGCGCACGGCCGCCAGCTCCGCGTGCGATCGAACGCCGTGATCTTCAGCGGCGGCGCCATCCCCACGCCCCTGTTCTTGATGAAGCAGGGCCTCGGCGGGGCCTCGGGTCAGCTCGGGCGCAACCTGACGATGCATCCCTCCACGGGCTTCAGCGCCTTGATGGAGGAGCGGATCGACGCGCACCGGCACATCCCGCAAGGCTACTTCGTCGAGGAGCACATCAAGGACGGCATCCTCATCAACGCCGCGCAGCCGGACCGCAACTTCGCGCCCATCCTCTTCCCGCAGACCGGCGATCGGCTGATGCGGGCGCTCGAGGACCTCGATCACATCGCGTCGTTCGGCGTGCTGATCGCCGACGACACGGCAAACGGCGTGGTCTACCCGGGCCCGGGCGGCCTGCCGATCGTGAAGTACAACCTCACCGGCGCCGACGTGAAGCGCATGCACCGCGGCTTCGTGCTGGCGGGCGAGATGGCGTGGGCGGCCGGCGCGAAGCGGCTCCACCCCGTGTGCGTGCCGATGCACGTGATCGACGACATGGACGACTGGCGCCGCTTCCGCGAGCTCGACATGTCCGCGTCGGACCTGATGCTCACCAGCTATCACCCGCTCGGCACGTGCAAGATGGGCAAGGACCCGAAGACGAGCGTGGTGGACCTGAACCACGAGATGCACGACCTGCCGGGGCTCTTCGTGGTCGACGGGAGCACCGTCCCCGGCCCCCTCGGCGTCAACCCGCAGATCACCATCATGGCGATGGCCACCCGCGCGGCCGAGCGGATCTCCGAGGTCCTCGGCTGA
- a CDS encoding ATP-binding protein, whose protein sequence is MHVSNQRRCRIAVTGGPGGGKSTAVDLFRRELGERVVVVPESATLLFSGGFPRTREPESRRCAQRAIFHVQRNLEDLYASEYPDRVLVCDRGTIDGAAYWPVDGDYFEAMGTRFEAELARYDAVIFFESAALGGMSIEGGNPTRTEDDVEAARLDRALRELWSNHERFTLVPHQPSFFAKLTAGLEALQAAVDART, encoded by the coding sequence ATGCATGTCTCCAACCAGAGGCGCTGCCGGATCGCCGTGACGGGCGGACCCGGCGGCGGCAAGAGCACCGCGGTCGATCTCTTCCGGCGCGAGCTGGGCGAGCGCGTGGTGGTCGTGCCCGAGTCCGCGACGCTGCTCTTCTCGGGCGGCTTCCCGCGCACGCGCGAGCCCGAGTCGAGGCGCTGCGCGCAGCGCGCCATCTTCCACGTGCAGCGCAACCTCGAGGATCTCTACGCGAGCGAGTACCCCGATCGCGTCCTCGTCTGCGACCGCGGCACCATCGACGGCGCGGCCTACTGGCCCGTCGACGGCGACTACTTCGAGGCGATGGGGACCCGCTTCGAGGCGGAGCTGGCTCGCTACGACGCGGTGATCTTCTTCGAGAGCGCGGCGCTGGGCGGCATGAGCATCGAGGGCGGCAACCCCACGCGCACCGAGGACGACGTGGAGGCGGCCCGGCTCGATCGCGCGCTGCGCGAGCTCTGGTCGAATCACGAACGCTTCACCCTCGTGCCCCACCAGCCCTCCTTCTTCGCGAAGCTCACGGCCGGGCTCGAGGCGCTGCAGGCGGCCGTCGACGCGCGGACCTGA
- a CDS encoding serine/threonine-protein kinase codes for MSDGTGAKELSDTWVEPAARSDIRAIRRDATPTERVGTVVAERYTLQSILGTGASGVVYAALDAERGERVALKLLHPYLRTSNGHVARFSREIRALSSIAHSAVVRVLDAGEGRDGALFLVMELLEGTLLHDRIMLADLSTREVLEVGRQLLGALAAAHARDIVHRDIKPENLFLAASPTGSIRLKVLDFGIAKLTRPDAAISFQTLDGLILGTPEYMSPEVCRGMPVSVDADLWAAAAVLFHAFAGRPLFEEEHVGKLLLRIVRERPPSLGELCPHLPANVIAAIDRALSADPRDRHRTAGDFATALASSAPIDGLDWDD; via the coding sequence ATGAGCGATGGCACCGGGGCCAAGGAGCTGAGCGACACGTGGGTGGAGCCCGCGGCGCGCAGCGACATCCGCGCCATTCGCCGGGACGCCACCCCCACCGAGCGGGTCGGCACCGTGGTCGCCGAGCGCTACACGCTGCAGTCGATCCTCGGCACGGGCGCGAGCGGCGTGGTCTACGCCGCCCTCGACGCGGAGCGCGGCGAGCGGGTCGCGCTCAAGCTCCTGCACCCGTACCTCCGCACCTCGAACGGACACGTGGCGCGCTTCAGCCGCGAGATCCGCGCCCTCTCCAGCATCGCCCACTCCGCGGTGGTGCGGGTGCTCGACGCCGGCGAGGGCCGCGACGGCGCGCTCTTCCTCGTGATGGAGCTGCTCGAGGGGACCCTGCTGCACGACCGCATCATGCTCGCCGACCTCAGCACGCGGGAGGTCCTCGAGGTGGGGCGTCAGCTCCTCGGCGCGCTCGCGGCGGCGCACGCGCGCGACATCGTGCACCGCGACATCAAGCCGGAGAACCTCTTCCTCGCCGCCTCGCCGACCGGGAGCATCCGGCTCAAGGTCCTCGACTTCGGCATCGCCAAGCTCACCCGGCCCGACGCCGCCATCAGCTTCCAGACCCTCGATGGGCTCATCCTCGGTACCCCCGAGTACATGAGCCCCGAGGTCTGCCGCGGCATGCCGGTGAGCGTGGACGCGGACCTCTGGGCGGCCGCCGCGGTGCTCTTTCACGCGTTCGCGGGCCGGCCCCTCTTCGAGGAGGAGCACGTGGGCAAGCTGCTCCTCCGGATCGTGCGTGAGCGTCCCCCGTCGCTGGGAGAGCTCTGCCCCCACCTGCCCGCGAACGTCATCGCGGCCATCGATCGCGCGCTCAGCGCCGATCCTCGCGACCGTCACCGCACGGCGGGCGACTTCGCGACCGCGCTCGCCTCCTCCGCGCCCATCGACGGCCTCGACTGGGACGACTGA